In Calliopsis andreniformis isolate RMS-2024a chromosome 8, iyCalAndr_principal, whole genome shotgun sequence, one DNA window encodes the following:
- the Phm gene encoding peptidylglycine-alpha-hydroxylating monooxygenase, with product MLFRKMKGSYTLTTSVFLVVFFMFTECSNVKKYALLMPNVRPNKEELYLCTPVKVDTSQNYYVIGFEPNATMATAHHILLYGCGKPGSSKPVWNCGEMGHRLDDNEDAMVPCAEESQILYAWARDAPTLILPEGVGFKVGGDSSIKYLVLQVHYAHIDHFKDGRTDDSGVFLHYTLQPLNKLAGVLLMGTSGAIPPRSTTYMETACMIKENKTIHPIAYRTHTHSLGKVVSGYLVKPDFTWIELGKRDPLTPQMFYPVYNKVAARQGDQIAARCTMQSTRDSWTYIGATKADEMCNFYLMYYVENDEPLSMKFCFTYGPPNYYWKDAGLFNIPNVEASSL from the exons ATGTTATTTAGAAAAATGAAAGGAAGCTATACACTCACAACGAGTGTTTTTCTCGTAGTGTTCTTCATGTTTACAGAATGTAGTAACGTGAAAAAGTATGCGTTACTTATGCCAAATGTTAGACCAAACAAG GAAGAGTTGTATTTATGCACTCCAGTTAAAGTAGATACATCTCAAAATTACTATGTAATAGGATTTGAACCTAATGCAACTATGGCTACTGCCCATCATATACTTTTATATGGTTGTGGCAAGCCAGGTAGTTCAAAGCCTGTATGGAACTGTGGGGAAATGGGGCATCGTTTGGatgacaatgaagatgcaatggTTCCTTGTGCAGAAGAGTCTCAG ATATTATATGCTTGGGCTAGAGATGCACCAACACTAATTTTACCAGAAGGGGTAGGCTTTAAAGTAGGTGGAGACTCTTCAATAAAATATTTAGTTCTGCAGGTCCATTATGCCCACATTGATCACTTTAAAGATGGGAGAACAGATGACTCTGGTGTATTTCTTCATTACACATTGCAGCCATTAAATAAATTGGCTGGTGTTCTTCTCATGGGAACTTCAGGTGCTATACCTCCTAGAAGCACAACGTATATGGAAACAGCCTGTATGATAAAAGAGAACAAAACTATACATCCTATTGCATATAGAACACATACTCACTCTCTAGGGAAAGTAGTCTCTGGGTATTTGGTAAAGCCAGATTTTACATGGATAGAATTAGGCAAAAGAGATCCTCTAACTCCTCAGATGTTCTACCCTGTATATAACAAAGTTGCAGCAAGGCAAGGCGATCAAATAGCAGCGCGTTGTACGATGCAAAGTACACGCGATAGTTGGACGTACATAGGTGCAACTAAAGCAGACGAAATGTGCAATTTTTACTTAATGTATTACGTGGAAAATGATGAACCATTATCCATGAAATTCTGTTTTACTTATGGTCCTCCTAATTATTATTGGAAAGATGCTGGACTTTTTAACATTCCTAATGTTGAAGCGTCTAGTTTATAG
- the Arl6 gene encoding ADP ribosylation factor-like 6 isoform X1, with the protein MGLFDRLANLLGLRKKEVNVLVVGLNNSGKSTVINNFKREDDRCIDIVPTVGYNVEKFSFKNVNFTAFDMSGHDRHRSLWEHYYKDCHGIIFIIDSSDKLRLVVVKEELDMLLQHPDVAGRKIPILFLANKMDLPDSLTTVKLVAGLGLERIQNKPWHIRATNAISGEGLQPGIEWLTDQIRDIFINKR; encoded by the exons ATGGGACTCTTTGACCGTTTAGCGAACCTTTTAGGTCTTAGGAAAAAAGAAGTAAACGTTTTAGTAGTGGGCCTTAACAATAGTGGTAAGTCGACGgtcataaataatttcaaacgcGAGGATGACCGTTGCATAGACATAGTGCCCACTGTCGGGTATAATGTTGAAAAATTTTCAT TTAAAAATGTCAATTTTACGGCATTTGACATGTCAGGTCACGATCGTCATAGATCATTATGGGAGCACTATTATAAGGATTGTCAtggtattatttttataatcgATAGTAGTGATAAGTTACGATTGGTTGTTGTCAAAGAAGAGTTGGATATGCTTCTGCAACATCCAGACGTAGCAG GTCGTAAAATACCAATACTCTTTTTGGCAAATAAAATGGATTTGCCAGATTCTCTAACTACTGTAAAACTTGTTGCTGGTCTTGGTCTTGAACGTATACAAAACAAACCTTGGCATATAAGAGCAACAAATGCAATTAGTGGTGAAGGATTACAACCAGGCATAGAGTGGCTCACAGATCAAATTCGTGATATCTTCATTaataaaagataa
- the Arl6 gene encoding ADP ribosylation factor-like 6 isoform X2: MGLFDRLANLLGLRKKEVNVLVVGLNNSVKNVNFTAFDMSGHDRHRSLWEHYYKDCHGIIFIIDSSDKLRLVVVKEELDMLLQHPDVAGRKIPILFLANKMDLPDSLTTVKLVAGLGLERIQNKPWHIRATNAISGEGLQPGIEWLTDQIRDIFINKR; the protein is encoded by the exons ATGGGACTCTTTGACCGTTTAGCGAACCTTTTAGGTCTTAGGAAAAAAGAAGTAAACGTTTTAGTAGTGGGCCTTAACAATAGTG TTAAAAATGTCAATTTTACGGCATTTGACATGTCAGGTCACGATCGTCATAGATCATTATGGGAGCACTATTATAAGGATTGTCAtggtattatttttataatcgATAGTAGTGATAAGTTACGATTGGTTGTTGTCAAAGAAGAGTTGGATATGCTTCTGCAACATCCAGACGTAGCAG GTCGTAAAATACCAATACTCTTTTTGGCAAATAAAATGGATTTGCCAGATTCTCTAACTACTGTAAAACTTGTTGCTGGTCTTGGTCTTGAACGTATACAAAACAAACCTTGGCATATAAGAGCAACAAATGCAATTAGTGGTGAAGGATTACAACCAGGCATAGAGTGGCTCACAGATCAAATTCGTGATATCTTCATTaataaaagataa
- the Vha13 gene encoding V-type proton ATPase subunit Vha13 — translation MASQTQGIQQLLAAEKRAAEKVSDARKRKARRLKQAKEEAQDEIEKYRQEREKQFREFEAKHMGSKEDVAVRIEADTKVKIEEMNQAVIVHKNNVMLKILELVYDIKPELHKNYRIEV, via the exons ATGGCCAGCCAGACGCAAGGTATTCAGCAGCTTCTGGCAGCCGAAAAAAGAGCTGCAGAGAAAGTTTCGGATGCTAGAAAAC GCAAAGCACGCCGATTGAAGCAGGCAAAGGAAGAAGCTCAAGATGAAATTGAGAAATATAGACAAGAACGAGAAAAGCAGTTTCGTGAATTTGAAGCTAAG CACATGGGATCAAAAGAGGATGTTGCTGTACGTATAGAGGCTGATACAAAAGTCAAAATAGAAGAAATGAATCAAGCTGTAATTGTACACAAAAATAAT GTAATGCTTAAAATTTTGGAGTTGGTGTATGACATAAAACCAGAGTTGCACAAGAATTACCGCATCGAAGTTTAA
- the LOC143182445 gene encoding uncharacterized protein LOC143182445: protein MEAHTNNAENNEENPETNIEMVKDKLRKQIKELRSINMEMTCNLNIYCFKDVKVVTKPTDPEEINAYAHEVVNVQTIFESELYRYAGFYCTKFLENEYVFKFSPSNKYDIKNTFGMQILIKDGKGTLGKWVMPMSIDLDDLKIEFSIDDPKNLPHFLRMCKNYIDCYFIRCEQYNTLMDTVSNIKDCKLQTSFGYTDFILELRGVYCVEDESYVDIIIFLIYAIDETRPYKIEVDSTIGRPKLNKRLRRQLQSSLQVFQLLDLQAAFDCMFDKEPFIWSKLSNDDTILQTNNLSSEEEEGFLETLLSSEKTSSIRQKRKRKISRVMKKKSKKKTSDILKIFEHSAESISPQNKNKEAKKQSSVYKKRTETTKFTLTKNRMKQKTLKQTKLMLEKNNLELQQENNIPSAVDSERKSVAKLYGPSTSTPYRKNQESHFSSATDIDNISGITIIEKNPLDARTKHNKTENAPAKVINNEATKNVKPLGGKKSIQLKKKTSHKK from the exons ATGGAGGCACATACTAACAATGCTGAAAATAATGAAGAAAATCCAGAGACGAATATAG AGATGGTAAAAGATAAACTGAGAAAGCAGATAAAGGAACTGAGATCTATAAATATGGAAATGACATGCAATTTGAATATATACTGCTTCAAAGATGTCAAAGTTGTGACTAAACCAACTGATCCTGAGGAGATAAATGCATATGCTCATGAAGTAGTAAATGTACAGACCATTTTTGAATCTGAGCTGTACAGATATGCTGGATTTTATTGTACTAAATTTTTGGAAAATGaatatgtatttaaattttcaccgTCAAataaatatgatataaaaaacACTTTTGGTATGCAGATTTTAATTAAAGATGGTAAAGGTACTTTAGGCAAATGGGTAATGCCTATGTCCATTGATTTagatgatttaaaaattgaattttctatTGATGACCCAAAAAATTTACCCCATTTCTTAAGAATGTGTAAAAATTATATTGACTGTtactttatacgatgtgaacaaTATAATACATTAATG GACACTGTTTCTAATATAAAAGACTGTAAATTACAAACAAGTTTTGGATATACTGACTTTATTTTAGAATTAAGGGGAGTATACTGTGTTGAAGATGAATCATATGTAGACATAATTATATTTCTTATATATGCTATTgatgaaactagaccatacaaaaTTGAAGTGGATTCAACAATAGGAAGACCTAAATTAAATAAAAGATTAAGACGGCAACTACAAAGTTCTTTACAGGTTTTTCAATTGTTAGACCTGCAGGCAGCATTTGATTGTATGTTTGATAAAGAACCTTTTATATGGTCAAAACTAAGCAATGATGACACTATATTACAAACTAAT AATTTAAGCAGTGAGGAGGAAGAAGGATTTTTGGAGACACTCCTAAGTTCAGAAAAGACATCTTCAATACGTCAAAAGAGAAAACGAAAAATAAGTAgagtaatgaaaaaaaaaagtaaaaagaagacttcagatattttaaaaatatttgagcATAGTGCAGAATCTATTTCTcctcaaaataaaaataaagaagCTAAAAAGCAGAGTTCTGTTTATAAAAAAAGAACTGAAACTACAAAATTTACATTAACTAAAAATAGAATGAAGCAAAAGACATTAAAACAGACAAAATTAATGCTTGAAAAAAACAATTTAGAATTGCAACAAGAGAATAATATTCCTTCTGCAGTAGATTCTGAAAGAAAGTCAGTTGCAAAGCTATATGGACCATCTACCAGTACTCCATATCGAAAGAATCAGGAGTCTCATTTCTCTTCAGCTACTGATATTGATAATATTAGTGGTATAACAATTATTGAAAAAAATCCATTGGATGCAAGAACTAAACATAATAAAACTGAGAATGCACCAGCAAAGGTGATAAATAACGAAGCAACAAAAAATGTGAAGCCTTTAGGTGGGAAAAAATCaattcaattgaaaaaaaagACATCTCATAAAAAATGA
- the Ltv1 gene encoding LTV1 ribosome biogenesis factor: MPKGKTKKFIDKKNSVTFHLVHRSQRDPLIADETAPQRVLVPVGDTQAAKHEKKNVDDTKRKEEQQKYGIYFDDDYDYLQHLKDVNNLTAEWQRVECINKSKTKEKEDAPRINLPSSVFASNVEEKVGLLNKAAPVSGLQLDLDPDVVAALDDDFDFNDPNNELEDNFIELANADDELAEDEEEEDDDDASDISSEGHMDLSDEEEDEVHSLNGPQYTFKDEETKSRFTEYSMSSSVMRRNEQLTLLDNKFEKMYEAYDENEIGALDCDEIEGYVEPNSDLVLQCAAEFEGKQQEDAENVTQLMKDKMKILDKEYSSSEDENSLEELVVDARERDKLDCESIISTYSNIYNHPKLISEPKNPGKIKVNPRTGIPKNVLDGASGKLTAKTLAQFDQENEDCKSKGPKSIAETMKSTLSTLSVRPKGETPEERKERKKALKEYRKERRVERKANTEAFKEEKKRQEKILLNNRQNIQGNRIL; this comes from the exons ATG CCTAAAGGAAAAACGAAGAAATTTATTGACAAGAAGAATTCTGTAACATTTCATTTGGTTCATCGTTCACAAAGAGATCCGTTGATTGCCGACGAAACAGCACCTCAACGTGTTCTCGTTCCTGTGGGAGATACTCAAGCCGCTAAACACGAAAAGAAAAACGTAGACGATACTAAACGCAAAGAGGAGCAACAAAAATATGGCATATATTTTGACGACgactatgattatttgcaacatCTTAAAGATGTTAACAATTTGACAGCAGAGTGGCAGCGTGTAGAATGTATAAATAAGtcaaaaacaaaagaaaaagaagatgcTCCAAGAATTAATTTACCATCTTCTGTATTTGCTTCAAATGTGGAGGAAAAAGTTGGACTTCTTAATAAGGCAGCACCTGTATCTGGATTACAATTAGATTTGGATCCAGATGTGGTCGCTGCATTGGATGATGACTTTGACTTTAATGATCCAAATAATGAATTGGAAGACAATTTTATAGAATTAGCTAATGCTGATGATGAGTTAGCAGaagatgaagaagaagaagatgatg ATGATGCATCTGATATTTCATCTGAGGGACACATGGATTTATCTGATGAGGAAGAAGATGAAGTGCATAGTTTGAATGGACCTCAGTATACTTTCAAAGATGAAGAAACAAAGTCACGTTTCACAGAATACTCAATGAGCAGTAGTGTTATGAGAAGGAATGAACAGCTGACACTACTTGATAACAAATTTGAGAAA atGTATGAAGCATATGATGAAAATGAAATTGGTGCTTTGGATTGTGATGAAATTGAGGGGTATGTAGAACCAAATTCAGATTTGGTCCTTCAGTGTGCAGCAGAATTTGAGGGGAAACAACAAGAGGAT GCAGAGAATGTGACACAACTTATGAaagataaaatgaaaattttagaTAAAGAATATTCTAGCTCTGAGGATGAAAATAGTTTAGAAGAACTTGTTGTTGATGCAAGAGAAAGAGATAAATTGGACTGTGAAAGTATAATTAGCACATACAGTAATATTTACAATCATCCTAAGCTAATTTCTGAACCCAAG AATCCAGGAAAAATTAAAGTCAATCCAAGAACTGGTATTCCAAAAAATGTCTTAGATGGAGCATCTGGTAAACTAACAGCTAAAACTTTAGCTCAATTTGATCAGGAAAATGAAGATTGTAAATCAAAGGGACCTAAGTCAATTGCAGAAACTATGAAATCAACATTAAGTACATTAAGTGTAAGACCTAAAGGAGAAACTCctgaagaaagaaaagaaaggaaaaaagcCCTTAAAGAATATAGAAAG GAGAGGAGAGTAGAGCGAAAAGCTAACACTGAAGCATTTAAGGAGGAGAAGAAACGCCAAGAAAAGATTTTGTTGAACAATAGACAAAATATACAAGGAAATCGTATACTTTAA